In one window of Arachis ipaensis cultivar K30076 chromosome B06, Araip1.1, whole genome shotgun sequence DNA:
- the LOC107605639 gene encoding low-temperature-induced cysteine proteinase, giving the protein MASSYTILLFFFTLFTLSYASDMSIISYDKTHSNTWRTDEEVMAMYEEWLVKHGKKSSNGLLSGESKNRFEIFKDNLRFIDEQNSLPNRTFQLGLNRFADLTNEEYRAKYLGTRMDPKRRMMKAKTRSNRYAPRVGDKLPESVDWRKEGAVVAVKDQGGCGSCWAFSTIAAVEGINKIVTGDLISLSEQELVDCDTSYNEGCSGGLMDYAFEFIINNGGIDSEADYPYTGFDGTCDQNRKNAKVVNIDDYEDVPAYDELALKKAVANQPVAVAIEGGGREFQLYVSGVFTGRCGTALDHGVAAVGYGTEGGHEYWIVRNSWGASWGEDGYIRMERNLGNSRAGKCGIAIEPSYPIKNGPNPPNPGPSPPSPVKPPSVCDNYFSCQSGNTCCCLFQFGNACFDWGCCPLEGATCCDDHYSCCPADYPVCDTFRGLCLKNKNNPFGVKALKRTAAKPHWAFNGVSSA; this is encoded by the exons ATGGCTTCATCCTACAccatcctcctcttcttcttcactcTCTTCACTCTTTCATATGCATCAGACATGTCCATAATCTCGTACGACAAAACCCACTCCAACACATGGAGAACCGATGAGGAAGTCATGGCTATGTACGAGGAATGGCTTGTGAAGCATGGAAAGAAATCAAGTAACGGTCTCTTAAGTGGCGAGAGCAAGAATCGGTTCGAGATCTTTAAGGATAACCTCCGGTTCATTGATGAACAGAACAGTTTACCGAACCGGACTTTCCAGCTCGGTCTGAACCGGTTCGCCGATCTGACCAACGAGGAGTACAGGGCTAAGTACTTGGGTACCAGGATGGATCCTAAGCGTAGGATGATGAAGGCTAAGACCAGGAGCAACCGATACGCGCCACGTGTCGGGGACAAGTTGCCGGAGAGTGTTGATTGGAGGAAGGAAGGTGCTGTTGTTGCAGTCAAAGACCAAGGAGGATGTG GGAGTTGTTGGGCATTCTCAACAATTGCTGCAGTGGAAGGAATAAACAAGATCGTAACAGGGGATCTGATTTCATTATCAGAGCAAGAGCTTGTGGACTGTGATACATCATACAACGAAGGGTGTAGTGGTGGACTCATGGACTATGCCTTTGAGttcatcatcaacaatggtgGCATTGACTCTGAAGCCGATTACCCTTACACTGGCTTTGATGGCACATGTGACCAAAACAGG AAAAATGCTAAGGTTGTGAACATTGATGACTATGAAGATGTTCCTGCCTATGATGAATTGGCATTGAAAAAGGCCGTTGCGAATCAGCCAGTGGCAGTTGCCATTGAAGGAGGTGGCAGGGAATTCCAGTTATATGTATCT GGTGTATTCACAGGAAGATGTGGAACAGCATTGGACCATGGAGTTGCTGCTGTAGGGTATGGGACAGAAGGTGGGCATGAGTATTGGATTGTGAGGAACTCATGGGGAGCTAGCTGGGGAGAGGACGGTTACATCCGAATGGAGCGGAATCTTGGTAACAGCAGAGCAGGCAAGTGTGGAATCGCCATCGAGCCTTCTTACCCTATTAAGAATGGCCCCAATCCTCCTAACCCCGGACCATCTCCGCCGTCGCCTGTGAAGCCGCCGTCCGTGTGTGATAACTACTTCAGCTGCCAATCTGGAAACACATGCTGCTGCCTTTTCCAGTTTGGAAATGCGTGCTTTGATTGGGGATGCTGCCCTCTTGAAGGTGCTACCTGCTGTGATGATCACTACAGCTGCTGCCCTGCCGACTACCCCGTTTGTGACACTTTCAGAGGTCTTTGCCTCAAG AACAAGAACAACCCATTCGGAGTGAAGGCGTTGAAGAGAACTGCAGCTAAACCTCACTGGGCCTTCAATGGTGTGAGCAGTGCTTAA
- the LOC107605640 gene encoding yrdC domain-containing protein, mitochondrial isoform X1 — MHIPTRISALPLFLPFRENSYTFSLLSSGIRKSSFSPHLQPGGRKLRRDFPKNMACGLDNKTGTALFRPATDAYAPEAVEALRAGKVIAVPTDTLYGFACDACSLEAVNRIYEIKGRKHTSPLAICVGDVSDIYRFAVTDHLPHGLLDSLLPGPVTVVLIRGDSSVLEQSLNPGFDSIGVRVPDNNFIRVIARGSGTALALTSANLSGQPSSVCIRDFENLWEHCAFVYDGGVLPSGRAGSTVVDLTTPHKYKILRPGSAKEETIAILEKHSLVESAAQ, encoded by the exons ATGCATATTCCGACAAGAATCTCAGCACTGCCTCTCTTTCTTCCCTTCCGAG AGAATAGTTACACTTTTTCCTTATTATCTTCGGGGATTCGCAAGTCATCATTTTCACCTCATTTGCAACCCGGTGGTAGAAAGCTGAGAAGGGATTTTCCAAAAAACATGGCCTGTGGTTTGGATAACAAGACAGGAACTGCTTTATTTCGCCCTGCAACAGATGCGTACGCACCTGAGGCTGTTGAAGCCTTGAGAGCTGGCAAGGTTATTGCGGTCCCCACTGACACACTCTATGGATTTGCTTGTGATGCTTG CTCGCTGGAAGCAGTTAATAGGATTTATGAGATCAAGGGTCGAAAACATACAAGCCCTCTGGCTATCTGTGTTGGAGATGTATCAGACATATACCGTTTTGCCGTGACTGACCACTTGCCACATGGCCTGCTTGATTCCCTGCTTCCAGGGCCTGTTACAGTTGTACTAATTCGAG GCGATTCAAGTGTTCTTGAACAATCTTTGAACCCGGGATTTGATAGTATAGGAGTTAGAGTGCCTGATAACAATTTCATTAGAGTCATTGCTCGCGGTTCAGGAACTGCCTTAGCACTTACAAGTGCAAACCTTAGTGGACAGCCAAGTAGTGTTTGCATCAGAGATTTTGAGAATCTTTGGGAGCATTGTGCTTTTGTATATGATGGCGGTGTGCTTCCATCAGGTCGAGCAGGTTCAACAGTTGTGGACCTCACTACACCACACAAATACAAGATACTGAGACCTGGAAG CGCAAAGGAAGAGACAATTGCCATCTTGGAAAAGCATTCTTTAGTTGAATCAGCTGCCCAGTAA
- the LOC107605640 gene encoding yrdC domain-containing protein, mitochondrial isoform X2, whose product MACGLDNKTGTALFRPATDAYAPEAVEALRAGKVIAVPTDTLYGFACDACSLEAVNRIYEIKGRKHTSPLAICVGDVSDIYRFAVTDHLPHGLLDSLLPGPVTVVLIRGDSSVLEQSLNPGFDSIGVRVPDNNFIRVIARGSGTALALTSANLSGQPSSVCIRDFENLWEHCAFVYDGGVLPSGRAGSTVVDLTTPHKYKILRPGSAKEETIAILEKHSLVESAAQ is encoded by the exons ATGGCCTGTGGTTTGGATAACAAGACAGGAACTGCTTTATTTCGCCCTGCAACAGATGCGTACGCACCTGAGGCTGTTGAAGCCTTGAGAGCTGGCAAGGTTATTGCGGTCCCCACTGACACACTCTATGGATTTGCTTGTGATGCTTG CTCGCTGGAAGCAGTTAATAGGATTTATGAGATCAAGGGTCGAAAACATACAAGCCCTCTGGCTATCTGTGTTGGAGATGTATCAGACATATACCGTTTTGCCGTGACTGACCACTTGCCACATGGCCTGCTTGATTCCCTGCTTCCAGGGCCTGTTACAGTTGTACTAATTCGAG GCGATTCAAGTGTTCTTGAACAATCTTTGAACCCGGGATTTGATAGTATAGGAGTTAGAGTGCCTGATAACAATTTCATTAGAGTCATTGCTCGCGGTTCAGGAACTGCCTTAGCACTTACAAGTGCAAACCTTAGTGGACAGCCAAGTAGTGTTTGCATCAGAGATTTTGAGAATCTTTGGGAGCATTGTGCTTTTGTATATGATGGCGGTGTGCTTCCATCAGGTCGAGCAGGTTCAACAGTTGTGGACCTCACTACACCACACAAATACAAGATACTGAGACCTGGAAG CGCAAAGGAAGAGACAATTGCCATCTTGGAAAAGCATTCTTTAGTTGAATCAGCTGCCCAGTAA